From the Primulina tabacum isolate GXHZ01 chromosome 3, ASM2559414v2, whole genome shotgun sequence genome, one window contains:
- the LOC142539235 gene encoding LOW QUALITY PROTEIN: putative pentatricopeptide repeat-containing protein At1g02420 (The sequence of the model RefSeq protein was modified relative to this genomic sequence to represent the inferred CDS: deleted 1 base in 1 codon) encodes MMRLRILFTFYSAPFARKFSTSHDAAVEQIFRIISTSPNARSLQHSLKASQIALSNDLIDRVMKRVRFSHANPLSALEFFNIASRNRGFFHTSFSLDTMLYVLGRSRKFELVWELLMEYKRKDRSLITSRTVQVVLARIAKVCSVRHTIVSFKRFKKVVSEFDVSCYNALFRTLSQEKSMSDARNVYHNLKHEFRPNLQTFNILLSGWKSPDEAEAFFVEMREMGVEPDVVSYNCLVDVYCKGREVEKARKVMKEMRENGIDLDVITHTSLIGGLGLVGQPDKAREILKEMNEYGCNPDVAAYNAVIRNFCIAKRMGDARHMLEELVGVGLSPNATTYNLFFRTFYWANDLRSSWDLYLRMRKTGCLPNTQSCMFLIRLMHRQEKAEMALELWNDMVDKGFGSYILVSDVLFDMLCDMGKLEEVERCFLQMVEKGQKPSYVSFRRIKVLMELANKQEALLNLSEKMSAFGSTIHLGKSVMDELERPISDFTVK; translated from the exons ATGATGCGACTCCGGATCCTCTTTACGTTCTATTCCGCGCCATTTGCTAGGAAGTTTTCTACTTCACACGATGCCGCTGTAGAGCAAATCTTCCGCATAATCAGCACCTCACCTAATGCACGGTCTTTGCAGCACTCCCTTAAAGCATCCCAAATCGCCCTCTCGAACGACTTAATTGACAGAGTCATGAAAAGGGTACGCTTTTCCCATGCTAACCCGCTTTCTGCTTTGGAGTTTTTCAACATTGCTTCAAGAAACAGAGGGTTCTTTCACACTTCATTTTCTTTGGACACCATGCTTTACGTGCTTGGTAGAAGTCGTAAATTTGAACTAGTATGGGAATTGTTGATGGAATATAAGAGAAAGGATCGATCTTTAATAACCTCCAGAACTGTACAGGTTGTTTTGGCTAGGATAGCTAAAGTTTGTTCGGTGCGGCACACGATTGTGTCATTTAAGCGGTTCAAAAAAGTTGTCTCTGAGTTTGATGTTTCTTGTTATAATGCCTTGTTTCGGACTTTGAGTCAGGAGAAGAGTATGAGTGATGCTAGGAATGTGTACCATAATTTGAAGCAC GAGTTTAGGCCaaatttgcagacgtttaacaTACTGTTGTCAGGTTGGAAGTCACCCGACGAGGCAGAGGCGTTTTTCGTAGAGATGAGAGAAATGGGCGTTGAGCCGGATGTCGTTTCTTATAATTGCTTGGTGGATGTATACTGTAAAGGAAGGGAGGTTGAGAAAGCACGTAAGGTGATGAAAGAAATGAGGGAGAATGGAATTGATTTGGATGTGATAACGCACACATCTTTGATAGGAGGGTTGGGGTTGGTGGGGCAACCTGATAAGGCGAGGGAGATCTTGAAGGAGATGAATGAGTATGGTTGTAATCCTGATGTTGCAGCTTATAATGCTGTAATTCGGAATTTTTGCATTGCAAAGAGGATGGGTGATGCTCGACATATGTTGGAGGAGTTGGTAGGTGTTGGGTTAAGTCCCAATGCAACGACCTATAATTTGTTCTTTCGAACATTTTACTGGGCAAATGATTTAAGGAGTTCTTGGGATTTGTATTTGAGAATGAGAAAGACGGGGTGTTTGCCAAACACACAATCTTGTATGTTTTTGATTCGgttgatgcataggcaagagAAGGCTGAAATGGCACTTGAATTGTGGAATGATATGGTAGACAAGGGGTTTGGTTCATATATTTTAGTTTCTGATGTCTTGTTTGATATGCTTTGTGATATGGGAAAGTTGGAAGAAGTCGAAAGGTGTTTCTTGCAAATGGTGGAGAAAGGGCAGAAGCCGAGTTATGTATCGTTCAGAAGGATCAAGGTGCTTATGGAATTGGCTAACAAGCAAGAGGCTCTTTTGAATTTGTCAGAGAAGATGTCTGCTTTCGGTTCAACAATCCACTTGGGAAAAAGTGTCATGGATGAACTAGAAAGACCTATTTCAGATTTTACAGTCAAATAA